Proteins from one Dysgonomonas sp. HDW5A genomic window:
- a CDS encoding phosphoenolpyruvate carboxykinase codes for MLNEFTISRGKAMINFSLKYCDNRQKLLNSYGFKKVIDSFIQVLKKDNVIIYDYYIKYFNNKDDEFAQSLVQVFKFLTVCDENEIVKVDNRYSVCFADKDLFIELIELLYSYWRRLDRISIVRNSSLGEGLQDVRFTQANSQFNDLILATYRRIEETVMGFQHRVYRQLIAGANAGLILNDEVSWNCPIEYKGLSAVPFISTVIFQPPLITYTKRNTRDGIFQEHSSNPVANISLNDDEWFVFPAWVGNMLTFVYFHKDFIDHGLGLSNLFELATPSSYIGKKPDMIYVFGYADGHEEKRTFYYKDKQNDILIGYANYCDDIDYFGYMKKMLLTLHNVKQMENGRLPIHGAMVNIALKNGKESNIIIMGDSGAGKSESLEAFRNLNEKYIRHMRIIFDDMGYLNIEADGSVKGYGTEIGAFVRVDDLDPSYAYQQLDRGIYTNPDKVNARVTIPVSTYEVISKGYKVDYMLYANNYTETDQKIKFFDNLDKAIEVFEDGARKAKGTTTEVGLVKSYFANPFGPVQEREVAEKLVRQYFTKMNENQVKIGEIHTSLAIDGQTKEGPRLAAEELFSLINE; via the coding sequence ATGCTAAACGAATTTACAATCAGTCGAGGAAAAGCGATGATTAATTTCTCGCTGAAATATTGTGACAACCGTCAGAAACTTTTGAATAGTTATGGTTTTAAAAAAGTAATCGACTCATTTATTCAGGTATTGAAGAAAGATAACGTCATTATATATGACTATTATATTAAATACTTCAATAATAAAGATGATGAATTTGCTCAATCACTTGTTCAAGTATTCAAGTTTCTAACAGTTTGTGACGAAAACGAGATAGTAAAAGTAGACAATAGATATTCGGTTTGCTTCGCAGATAAAGATCTTTTCATTGAACTTATCGAACTATTATATTCATACTGGAGACGTTTAGACCGCATCTCTATTGTACGCAACTCGAGCCTTGGCGAAGGTTTGCAAGATGTTAGGTTTACTCAGGCAAATTCTCAATTCAACGACCTTATCCTTGCAACCTATCGCCGCATCGAAGAAACGGTTATGGGATTCCAACACAGAGTATATCGTCAACTGATTGCAGGGGCTAATGCCGGTCTTATCCTGAATGACGAAGTATCATGGAATTGTCCTATTGAATATAAAGGACTATCGGCAGTGCCATTTATTAGTACTGTGATATTTCAACCACCATTGATTACTTATACTAAGCGAAATACACGTGACGGAATTTTTCAGGAACACTCTTCGAATCCCGTTGCAAATATATCTTTGAATGACGATGAATGGTTTGTATTCCCTGCCTGGGTTGGCAATATGCTTACATTTGTTTATTTCCACAAAGACTTTATCGATCACGGTTTAGGCTTGTCTAATCTTTTCGAATTAGCAACACCAAGCAGTTATATCGGTAAGAAACCCGATATGATCTATGTATTTGGTTATGCCGACGGTCATGAAGAAAAACGTACTTTCTACTACAAAGACAAACAGAATGACATCCTTATCGGATATGCAAACTATTGCGATGATATCGACTACTTCGGTTATATGAAAAAAATGCTCCTTACACTTCACAATGTGAAGCAAATGGAGAATGGTCGTTTACCAATACACGGTGCGATGGTAAACATTGCATTGAAGAACGGAAAAGAATCAAATATCATCATCATGGGTGATAGTGGTGCCGGAAAATCTGAAAGCCTAGAGGCATTCCGCAACCTGAATGAAAAATATATCAGACACATGCGTATCATTTTCGATGACATGGGTTATTTGAATATCGAAGCCGATGGCTCGGTAAAAGGATATGGTACTGAGATCGGAGCATTTGTCCGTGTGGATGACCTTGATCCTTCATACGCTTATCAACAATTAGACCGTGGAATATATACAAATCCGGATAAAGTAAATGCCCGTGTAACTATTCCGGTTTCAACTTATGAAGTTATTTCGAAAGGATACAAAGTAGATTATATGCTTTATGCCAATAATTATACTGAGACCGATCAGAAAATTAAATTTTTCGATAATCTGGATAAAGCTATCGAGGTTTTTGAAGACGGAGCAAGAAAAGCGAAAGGAACTACAACTGAGGTTGGTTTAGTAAAATCTTATTTTGCAAACCCATTCGGACCTGTTCAGGAAAGAGAAGTTGCGGAGAAATTAGTTCGCCAATACTTCACAAAGATGAATGAGAACCAAGTTAAGATCGGTGAAATACATACATCTCTTGCTATTGACGGTCAAACTAAAGAAGGTCCACGTTTAGCTGCAGAAGAATTATTCAGTCTGATAAATGAATAA
- a CDS encoding cysteine-rich CWC family protein, translating into MDKTCPSCSSTFTCRVDQIELCNCTKLNLEKGVREYIKTTYGNCLCFDCLKKINDKFSLLSVSKTIE; encoded by the coding sequence ATGGATAAAACATGTCCTAGTTGCTCTTCTACATTCACCTGTCGAGTGGATCAGATAGAATTGTGTAACTGCACAAAATTAAATCTGGAGAAAGGAGTCAGAGAATACATCAAGACCACATACGGAAATTGTCTTTGCTTTGATTGCCTGAAGAAAATAAACGACAAATTTTCACTTTTATCCGTAAGTAAAACAATTGAATAA
- a CDS encoding tetratricopeptide repeat protein — MKKILLITGIGIASTLQLTYAQRGISNELPQRLFIQGKEMFLDNNFVGAQNTLAEFKRLSNDQNAKLEADYMIAASSYFTGKEDAVTILREYLDTYPESYHRNDICFYIGSSYFNEKDWNQSLYWFEQADVDYLSKKDQEDYTFRSAFANLQEGKKSVAANQFELLARNSNKYYEPATYYKAYIDFQEGKYDSALSTFERLKNNPEYKEQSLFFITQGLFLKNNLGEAINAGNNYLSAYPNNQNSAEVYRILGNSYYRQGNINSSISNYEKYLASESKPFAEDMLQLGTAYTQTGDYQNAIKALQFAASTDNKLGQTAYMLLGQNYLKINDNANALMAFDAASRVQFDPSISEVALYNYAMLVHKTSLSVFDQSITVLQRFLNEYPNSKYVNEINNQLASTLLATKNYQAALTTIDKMRNPGRQILEAKQTILFQLGAQDFIDGNYDQAIQRFNASINIGNYDVKSKNESYFWRGETYYRENNYPAAIKDYQTYLSVCNASDDNYSNALYNLGYTYFNLKQYNNALNSFKQYTSQERNRQQLTYSDAWNRIGDVYLFNRNFIEAANAYSQASVNNPQSAEYADFQKAFVLGLQHNYNGKIAALDVMMKRYPDSQYYDDAMYEKSRALIMLNRETDAIPILTKLLNDYPNSNVAPQAGVQLGQSYYNSNNPQKAIEAYKQVVQLHKNSEEARIAIQSLEGIYRDINDIGSYASFANSLGNGIVITASRQDSLSYLAAENIYMKGHANEAANAMNKYLQSYPQGQFAGDAHYYIGAIAYNKKDYDTALQAFNNTINSGNSKSLNKALALVGEIQLDKGNNQAAYNAYKEMMRTATSSEDKNTAQLGMLKVANNLNKDVEVITVATALLAQSKTSPEIVSEARLYRAKAYLNTGETNKAIDDLQKAASDTRSVYGAEAQYLLAKTYLKNGNYDKAEQQVLALMKQGTPHAYWMAQSIIVLSDTYLAKGDKFQAKQYLESLKANYTGNETDIQSMINDRLTQLNK, encoded by the coding sequence ATGAAGAAAATACTACTTATTACAGGGATAGGAATAGCATCTACCCTACAGTTAACGTATGCCCAAAGAGGAATCAGCAATGAATTACCTCAACGTTTGTTTATACAGGGGAAAGAGATGTTTTTAGACAACAATTTCGTTGGTGCACAAAATACACTTGCGGAATTTAAAAGACTTTCTAACGACCAGAACGCAAAGTTGGAGGCTGACTATATGATTGCTGCCTCGTCTTATTTTACAGGAAAAGAAGATGCAGTTACTATTCTCCGGGAATATTTGGATACTTATCCCGAGTCATACCATAGAAATGATATTTGCTTCTATATAGGATCTTCTTATTTCAATGAAAAAGATTGGAATCAATCTTTATACTGGTTTGAACAAGCGGATGTTGATTATTTATCAAAAAAGGATCAAGAGGATTATACATTCCGATCTGCATTTGCTAATCTGCAGGAAGGAAAAAAATCTGTAGCCGCAAATCAATTCGAACTACTGGCTCGTAACAGCAATAAATATTATGAACCTGCAACTTACTATAAAGCGTATATCGATTTTCAAGAAGGCAAATACGATAGTGCTTTATCGACATTCGAACGCCTTAAAAACAATCCCGAATACAAAGAGCAATCATTATTCTTCATAACTCAAGGTCTGTTCCTTAAGAATAACCTGGGTGAAGCAATCAACGCGGGAAATAATTACCTGAGTGCTTATCCCAATAATCAGAACTCGGCGGAAGTATATCGCATACTCGGAAACTCTTACTATAGACAAGGTAATATCAATAGTTCTATTTCGAACTATGAGAAATACCTAGCTTCGGAGTCTAAACCCTTCGCTGAAGATATGCTGCAACTCGGTACGGCATATACTCAAACAGGTGATTATCAGAATGCAATAAAAGCCTTACAATTTGCTGCTTCGACAGATAATAAACTGGGACAAACAGCATATATGCTACTCGGTCAGAATTACCTAAAAATAAATGATAATGCGAATGCATTAATGGCGTTTGATGCAGCATCACGCGTGCAGTTCGATCCATCAATCAGCGAGGTTGCGTTATACAATTATGCCATGTTGGTTCATAAGACATCACTTTCGGTCTTTGATCAATCGATCACTGTATTGCAGCGTTTCTTAAACGAATACCCTAACTCGAAGTATGTAAACGAAATCAATAATCAATTGGCATCGACACTACTTGCTACTAAAAATTATCAGGCCGCGCTTACAACAATCGACAAAATGCGTAATCCTGGCAGACAAATACTCGAAGCAAAGCAAACTATTTTGTTTCAATTAGGAGCTCAGGATTTCATTGACGGAAATTACGATCAGGCAATCCAAAGATTCAATGCATCTATAAATATAGGGAATTACGATGTAAAATCTAAAAACGAATCTTACTTCTGGCGTGGTGAAACATATTATAGAGAAAACAATTATCCGGCAGCAATAAAAGATTATCAGACTTATTTATCTGTATGTAATGCCTCGGATGACAATTATTCGAATGCCCTATATAATTTAGGATATACTTATTTCAATCTGAAACAATATAATAATGCGTTGAATAGTTTCAAGCAATATACTTCTCAGGAAAGAAACAGACAACAGTTGACTTATTCTGACGCATGGAATCGTATCGGAGATGTTTATTTATTCAATCGTAATTTTATTGAAGCAGCAAATGCATACTCTCAAGCGTCTGTAAATAATCCGCAGAGTGCCGAATATGCTGACTTCCAAAAAGCCTTTGTATTAGGTTTACAGCACAATTACAATGGAAAAATTGCAGCATTGGATGTTATGATGAAAAGATATCCTGATTCTCAATATTACGATGATGCCATGTATGAGAAAAGTCGTGCATTGATAATGCTAAATCGCGAAACAGATGCAATTCCAATCTTAACGAAGTTATTAAACGATTACCCTAACTCGAATGTAGCTCCACAGGCTGGTGTTCAATTAGGACAATCCTATTATAACAGTAACAATCCTCAAAAAGCGATTGAAGCCTACAAACAAGTTGTACAACTGCACAAAAATTCGGAAGAAGCACGTATCGCCATACAAAGTCTCGAAGGCATTTATCGTGATATTAACGATATTGGCTCATATGCCAGTTTTGCAAACTCGTTGGGCAACGGTATTGTTATTACTGCCAGCCGTCAAGATTCATTATCATATCTTGCCGCTGAAAATATATACATGAAAGGTCATGCAAACGAAGCAGCCAATGCGATGAACAAATACCTTCAATCGTATCCTCAAGGTCAGTTTGCAGGCGATGCACATTATTATATAGGAGCCATAGCTTACAATAAGAAAGATTATGATACTGCACTCCAAGCATTCAACAATACTATTAATTCAGGTAATTCAAAAAGCCTCAATAAAGCTCTTGCTCTTGTAGGCGAAATACAACTGGACAAAGGCAACAATCAAGCCGCATATAATGCTTATAAGGAAATGATGCGTACAGCAACAAGCAGTGAGGATAAGAATACGGCTCAATTAGGAATGCTTAAAGTAGCCAACAACTTAAATAAAGACGTTGAAGTTATCACTGTTGCAACAGCGTTACTTGCACAAAGCAAAACTTCTCCCGAAATCGTTAGCGAAGCTCGCTTATACCGTGCTAAAGCTTATCTGAATACAGGTGAGACTAATAAAGCTATCGACGATCTTCAGAAAGCGGCTAGTGATACACGCAGTGTATATGGAGCAGAAGCGCAATACCTATTGGCTAAAACCTATCTAAAGAATGGGAATTACGATAAGGCAGAACAACAAGTCCTTGCATTGATGAAGCAAGGTACACCTCATGCCTATTGGATGGCTCAATCGATAATCGTATTATCAGATACCTATTTGGCAAAAGGCGATAAGTTTCAGGCAAAACAATACCTTGAAAGTTTAAAAGCGAACTATACAGGTAATGAAACTGATATTCAATCGATGATAAATGACCGTTTAACTCAATTAAATAAATAA
- a CDS encoding NUDIX domain-containing protein — MPVKKHPLYQFKFCPKCGSAHFVDNNFKSKRCEACGFIYYFNPSSATIAVIINDRNEIMVATRANEPAKGTYDLPGGFVDMDETAEEAITREVKEETGLEVISAQYLFSVPNLYIYSGFQVETTDLFFLCKIKNSSQFSAQDDVAELKFIPIADLDPSLFGLRSVKIGIEKIQKMNL; from the coding sequence ATGCCAGTAAAGAAACATCCTCTATACCAGTTTAAATTCTGCCCCAAATGTGGCTCTGCACACTTTGTCGACAACAATTTCAAATCTAAACGTTGCGAAGCATGTGGCTTTATTTACTACTTCAACCCTTCATCGGCAACAATTGCGGTAATCATTAACGACAGAAACGAAATAATGGTAGCAACCCGTGCTAATGAGCCGGCAAAAGGAACCTATGACCTGCCCGGTGGATTTGTGGATATGGATGAAACCGCAGAAGAAGCAATTACCAGAGAAGTAAAAGAAGAGACTGGACTTGAAGTTATATCGGCTCAGTATTTATTCTCTGTACCGAACCTTTACATATACTCAGGTTTTCAAGTGGAGACTACCGATCTTTTCTTTTTATGTAAAATAAAAAACAGTTCTCAATTTAGCGCACAAGATGATGTTGCTGAATTGAAATTTATACCTATAGCCGATTTAGATCCCTCTTTGTTTGGACTACGTTCTGTTAAAATAGGGATCGAAAAAATACAAAAGATGAATTTATGA
- a CDS encoding cysteine peptidase family C39 domain-containing protein — MNVRSTYMVNLVSTYLSLCNVVHNRKVIGVQLDFEQKDSSILAISNILKDYDLHCKTYYSDFDTLKKDKRKGILHLRIDGGRYVVLKSLGSEGNVVFYDPVINKNIEISKFAFQKLWSSIVIYSDVMPSLNEHEVSKEWVAKKSVQD; from the coding sequence ATGAATGTACGTAGTACCTACATGGTAAATCTCGTGTCAACGTACCTCTCATTATGTAATGTTGTGCACAATAGAAAAGTCATAGGCGTTCAATTAGATTTTGAACAAAAGGATTCTTCTATTCTTGCTATATCTAACATATTGAAGGATTACGATCTGCATTGTAAGACTTATTACTCGGATTTTGATACCTTGAAGAAAGACAAACGGAAAGGAATATTACACCTAAGAATAGATGGAGGACGTTATGTCGTTCTGAAAAGTTTAGGTAGCGAGGGTAATGTAGTTTTTTATGATCCTGTAATCAATAAGAATATTGAAATTTCTAAGTTCGCGTTTCAAAAATTGTGGAGTAGCATTGTGATATATTCCGATGTAATGCCATCGTTAAACGAGCATGAGGTTAGTAAAGAATGGGTCGCTAAAAAAAGTGTGCAAGACTAA
- a CDS encoding peptidase domain-containing ABC transporter — MQSFPFFSQHDAMDCGPTCLRMIAAYYGKNYSLEKLRLSSHINKEGVSLLGISEAAENLGFRTMGVSITFEQLLEAPLPCVVYWNQNHFVVVYAVKKKRSGYVIYVADPGGGMIKYTKDEFCKCWISSSIDGESHGIALLLEPSPEFYQHEDDKEVRKGFQFLFSYLKPYKKLVLQLVLGLIFGSLLMLILPFLSQAIVDIGINTQNLDFIYVILIAQLVLTLSNSSVEFIRGWILLHLGSRINIALISDYLIKMMRMPMGYFDTKMVGDIMQRINDHTRIQDYLTNSSLNVIFSVFNIFVFGIVLCLYSFKIFIIFFIGSCLYFLWVWLFMKKRAELDSKNFAQKSENQSNIIQLITGMQEIKLNGCEQQRRWTWESIQARLFRLRIKGLALGQYQDSGAIFINQTKNILITALVAKFVVEGQMTLGMMMAVQYIIGQLNSPVDQIIDFARKTQDARLSLDRLSELQEKTDESTEDSQRIKDIPMGKDLFVSGLSFSYDGTSEGEYVLNNLNIHIPTGKKTAIVGTSGSGKTTLLKLLLGFYPPQKGVIQLGENRLHNYSWREWRKKCGVVMQDGFIFSDTIARNVAPASEIIDKEKLLRSCITANIHDFVESLPLGYNTKIGIEGHGLSQGQKQRMLIARAIYKDPEFVFLDEATNALDANNEKVIMENLNSFFEGRTSLIVAHRLSTVRNADQIIVLEKGQVVEIGTHDELSAKRGAYYHLVKNQLEL, encoded by the coding sequence ATGCAATCTTTTCCGTTTTTCAGTCAACATGATGCTATGGATTGCGGTCCTACGTGTCTGCGTATGATTGCCGCTTATTATGGCAAAAACTATTCGCTGGAGAAACTTCGGCTCAGTTCACACATAAATAAAGAAGGAGTATCTTTGCTTGGGATAAGTGAAGCTGCAGAAAATTTAGGCTTTCGCACAATGGGCGTTAGCATTACATTTGAGCAGTTATTGGAGGCTCCTCTTCCTTGTGTTGTGTATTGGAACCAAAATCATTTTGTCGTTGTTTATGCTGTTAAAAAGAAACGGTCAGGATATGTGATTTATGTCGCAGATCCGGGCGGAGGAATGATAAAGTATACCAAAGACGAATTCTGTAAATGTTGGATATCTTCATCTATTGATGGAGAGTCTCATGGTATAGCTCTACTGCTGGAGCCTTCTCCTGAATTTTATCAACATGAAGATGATAAGGAAGTTCGGAAAGGGTTCCAGTTTCTGTTTTCGTATTTAAAGCCTTATAAGAAATTAGTACTTCAACTTGTATTAGGGCTTATTTTTGGCAGTTTATTAATGTTAATTCTGCCATTTCTTTCTCAAGCCATTGTCGATATCGGTATAAATACCCAAAACCTTGATTTTATTTATGTAATACTAATTGCTCAATTAGTTTTAACACTAAGCAATTCGTCAGTTGAATTTATAAGAGGTTGGATATTGCTACACTTAGGTAGCCGAATAAACATCGCTTTAATCTCAGATTACTTGATCAAGATGATGCGAATGCCCATGGGCTACTTCGATACGAAGATGGTGGGTGATATTATGCAAAGAATTAACGATCATACACGCATTCAAGATTATTTAACCAATTCAAGTTTAAATGTTATTTTTTCAGTATTCAATATATTTGTATTTGGTATAGTCTTATGCCTTTATAGTTTCAAAATCTTCATTATATTTTTCATCGGCAGTTGCCTTTATTTTCTTTGGGTTTGGCTTTTTATGAAAAAGAGAGCAGAACTTGATAGTAAAAACTTTGCTCAAAAATCTGAAAATCAAAGTAATATAATTCAATTGATTACTGGGATGCAAGAGATAAAGCTCAATGGATGTGAGCAGCAGAGGCGTTGGACATGGGAAAGTATACAAGCAAGACTTTTTAGATTACGTATCAAAGGACTGGCTTTGGGGCAATACCAAGATTCAGGGGCTATATTTATTAATCAAACAAAGAATATCTTAATTACCGCCCTGGTTGCCAAGTTTGTGGTCGAAGGCCAGATGACTCTCGGTATGATGATGGCGGTTCAATATATAATAGGACAACTTAATAGTCCTGTAGATCAGATTATCGATTTTGCTCGCAAAACTCAAGATGCAAGATTAAGTTTGGACCGTTTAAGCGAATTACAGGAGAAAACAGATGAAAGTACAGAAGATTCGCAACGTATCAAAGATATTCCGATGGGTAAAGACTTATTTGTCTCAGGATTATCCTTTAGTTATGATGGAACATCCGAAGGTGAGTACGTCCTTAATAACCTCAATATCCATATACCAACCGGAAAGAAGACAGCTATAGTAGGTACAAGTGGTAGCGGCAAAACAACACTGTTGAAATTGTTGTTGGGTTTTTACCCTCCACAGAAGGGCGTTATACAATTGGGTGAAAATCGTTTGCATAATTATAGCTGGCGCGAATGGCGAAAAAAATGCGGAGTAGTTATGCAAGATGGGTTTATATTCTCAGACACAATAGCTCGCAATGTAGCACCTGCATCTGAAATTATAGATAAAGAAAAATTATTAAGATCTTGTATTACAGCAAATATACATGATTTTGTAGAGTCGTTACCTTTGGGATATAATACAAAGATCGGGATCGAAGGACATGGCTTGAGTCAGGGACAAAAGCAACGCATGCTTATTGCACGTGCTATATATAAGGATCCGGAGTTTGTGTTCCTGGATGAGGCTACCAACGCCTTGGATGCAAATAATGAAAAAGTCATTATGGAGAACTTGAATTCATTCTTTGAGGGGCGTACATCATTAATAGTAGCCCATCGTTTGAGTACTGTTCGCAATGCCGATCAAATAATTGTATTAGAGAAAGGGCAGGTTGTTGAAATTGGTACCCATGACGAATTATCTGCAAAAAGGGGAGCTTATTATCATTTAGTGAAAAATCAATTGGAGCTTTAA
- a CDS encoding HlyD family secretion protein, translating into MREKLDNIELRSDEVKDILTRPPHSLIRYGTTVICLILLLFFVGSFFFRYPDIIQGDVIVTTENPPAWIVAKATGRIKELYITDKSSVNQGDLIAVIDNPAITTDVKRVKQLLIEKTQVSDSVVALEAELISVTYELGELQSAFSLFSKAAINYQNFESLNLTKQDELALKTQLAGRNSYAANLQKQLILKEQELSVAKSLYDRDKELYKKGVIAKSEFEATEQSYLNLQQMLRQLEGSIVTEQIENSKLKSSASKLSIEYLQDRNTKYQELATAYRELMAEIENWEQKYLLISPQAGTVTFNTVWSRNQVVNIGDKVFVIVPKDPGALIGKLDAPLSGSGKIKEGQLVNIKVSGYPYLEYGMLQGYVRNISLVSSGSYYTVEISLPNKLTSTTGVDFKFTGELRGGAEVVTKDRSLAFRILAPLRYLLKNNF; encoded by the coding sequence ATGAGAGAAAAATTAGATAACATAGAATTGCGTAGCGATGAGGTTAAAGATATTTTAACACGTCCTCCTCATTCATTGATCAGATATGGCACAACAGTAATATGCCTTATTCTGTTATTGTTTTTTGTCGGCTCTTTCTTTTTTCGTTACCCGGATATAATACAGGGAGATGTAATTGTTACAACAGAAAATCCGCCTGCATGGATTGTGGCAAAAGCTACCGGGCGAATAAAGGAACTTTATATCACAGACAAAAGTTCTGTTAATCAAGGAGATCTGATAGCAGTAATAGACAATCCGGCAATAACAACTGATGTGAAAAGAGTCAAACAGTTATTGATTGAAAAAACTCAGGTTTCTGATTCTGTGGTTGCTTTAGAGGCAGAACTTATTTCGGTGACCTATGAATTAGGTGAGTTGCAGTCTGCATTTTCTTTGTTTTCGAAAGCTGCGATTAATTATCAAAACTTTGAATCATTGAACCTTACAAAACAAGATGAACTTGCTTTGAAAACCCAATTAGCAGGAAGAAATAGCTATGCTGCTAATTTACAAAAGCAATTAATACTAAAGGAGCAGGAATTGTCGGTTGCAAAGTCCCTATATGATAGGGATAAAGAATTGTATAAAAAAGGTGTAATTGCCAAGTCGGAATTTGAGGCTACAGAACAAAGCTATTTAAATCTACAGCAGATGCTTCGTCAGCTTGAAGGATCAATAGTTACAGAGCAAATCGAAAACTCAAAACTGAAAAGCTCCGCCTCAAAACTGAGCATTGAATACTTGCAAGACAGAAATACTAAATACCAGGAATTAGCTACTGCGTATAGAGAGTTGATGGCCGAAATTGAGAATTGGGAGCAAAAATATTTACTCATTTCTCCTCAAGCAGGCACTGTAACATTTAATACAGTCTGGTCAAGAAATCAAGTTGTCAATATAGGAGATAAGGTTTTTGTTATAGTTCCTAAAGATCCGGGAGCTCTTATCGGAAAGTTAGATGCTCCATTATCGGGATCCGGTAAAATAAAAGAGGGGCAATTAGTAAATATAAAAGTATCAGGTTACCCATACCTAGAATATGGCATGTTGCAAGGATATGTTCGCAACATCTCTTTAGTTTCCAGTGGTAGTTATTATACTGTAGAAATATCATTACCGAACAAGCTTACTTCAACTACAGGTGTTGATTTTAAATTTACAGGAGAGTTGAGGGGGGGAGCAGAAGTGGTGACAAAAGACCGATCCTTGGCATTTCGAATTTTAGCTCCATTGAGGTATTTGTTAAAGAATAATTTCTGA
- a CDS encoding ATP-binding cassette domain-containing protein produces the protein MNILEIKRMDFCYKQRFVLKNFELSVKEGSVYGLIGKPKSGKTTVLKLILGLLKTTSSTIFLKGQNFYGCRDKIQGVVGNIIDLPYYQNFLTVRENFKYIDMLFGYGDLRITQVLRFIGLYKYTNTKVRKLTAAQQKCLSIGIALYHDPDFLVFDDLLRDLDEDSRISVCKLLVKIKDLGKTILLSSRHYIELSSVCTHIGLLESGRISKEGRLVDFIESDFGDLIPRLQHYQL, from the coding sequence ATGAACATTTTAGAGATTAAACGAATGGACTTTTGTTATAAACAAAGGTTTGTTCTAAAGAACTTTGAGCTTTCTGTAAAAGAAGGTAGTGTGTATGGCCTTATAGGCAAACCTAAATCTGGAAAAACAACAGTATTAAAATTAATCTTAGGTCTATTGAAAACAACTTCATCAACAATCTTTCTCAAAGGTCAAAATTTTTATGGCTGCAGAGATAAAATCCAAGGAGTAGTAGGTAATATTATTGATTTACCTTATTATCAAAATTTTTTAACCGTGAGAGAGAATTTCAAGTATATTGATATGCTCTTCGGTTATGGCGATTTGCGGATTACACAAGTCTTGCGCTTTATAGGTCTTTATAAATACACCAATACCAAGGTGAGAAAGCTGACTGCGGCACAACAAAAATGTTTAAGTATAGGGATTGCATTATATCATGATCCTGATTTTTTAGTTTTTGATGATTTATTGAGAGATTTAGATGAAGATTCGAGAATTAGTGTCTGTAAATTACTCGTTAAGATAAAGGATCTGGGTAAAACTATATTGCTATCCTCTCGTCATTATATAGAACTGTCGTCTGTTTGTACGCATATAGGCTTATTAGAGTCTGGCCGTATTAGCAAAGAGGGGAGATTAGTAGATTTTATTGAGTCTGATTTTGGTGATTTAATTCCCCGCTTACAGCATTACCAGCTATAA